From Syngnathus typhle isolate RoL2023-S1 ecotype Sweden linkage group LG13, RoL_Styp_1.0, whole genome shotgun sequence, a single genomic window includes:
- the chrng gene encoding acetylcholine receptor subunit gamma isoform X1 — MASLLSVSFLLRIFMISTTAFALNLEGELFKDLMKGYNKKVRPVENSGDVTHVTVKMTLTNLISLNEKEEALMTSVWIEMQWCDYRLRWDQPPRSALYKNITWELRVPSKMIWLPDVILENNVDGQFEVALYCNALVSPNGCVYWLPPAIYRSACAITVNYFPFDWQNCTMVFRSQTYSANEIELVLKKEDNQTLEWVDIDPEAFTENGEWAIKHRPAKKMINSQFTKDDLEYQELVFFLIIQRKPLFYIINIIAPCVLFSSLCLLVYYLPAKAGGQKCTMSIATLLGQTVFLFLIARKVPETSKAVPLIGKYLMFVMSVTTVVVMNCVVVLNVSLRTPSTHLMSDQVRKIFLNVLPRLLRMQMQPWTPDHDASAEADEVDGGVDERNKVHPAPCRRRSSMTLINKAEDYILRTARTELMFARLKERNGLMKSVLETLEKGPDEGTAERLGLSLAKAAPELKQCVASCKRIAETTKQQNTYQNENEEWIRVARVMDRVCFIVMALIFFVGTIAIFLLGHFNQPPSSPFPGDPKKYLPMTENLTRLPDTRPVEDLLG, encoded by the exons atGGCTTCTCTTCTCTCCGTGTCATTTCTCCTGAGGATATTTATGATTTCTACCACAG CGTTCGCCCTCAACCTCGAAGGAGAACTTTTCAAGGACCTAATGAAAGGCTACAACAAGAAAGTGCGGCCCGTCGAGAACAGCGGCGATGTCACTCACGTGACCGTCAAGATGACCCTTACCAACCTCATCTCCCTG aatgaaaaggaggaggcccTGATGACTAGCGTTTGGATTGAAATG CAATGGTGCGACTACAGACTCCGATGGGACCAGCCACCTCGATCCGCTTTATACAAGAACATCACTTGGGAGCTTCGCGTCCCCTCCAAGATGATCTGGCTCCCTGATGTCATCCTGGAGAACAA CGTGGATGGGCAATTTGAAGTGGCGCTGTATTGCAACGCGTTGGTGTCTCCTAACGGCTGCGTGTACTGGTTGCCTCCCGCCATCTACCGCAGCGCCTGTGCCATCACTGTCAACTATTTCCCCTTCGACTGGCAGAACTGCACAATGGTCTTCCG CTCCCAGACCTACAGCGCCAATGAGATTGAACTTGTTCTAAAAAAGGAGGACAACCAAACTCTGGAGTGGGTTGACATTGACCCTGAGGCTTTCACGG AAAATGGAGAATGGGCCATCAAACACAGGCCAGCAAAGAAGATGATTAACAGCCAGTTTACTAAAGACGACCTGGAATACCAAGAGTTGGTCTTCTTCCTCATCATCCAGAGAAAGCCCCTCTTCTACATCATTAATATCATCGCACCCTGCGTGCTCTTTTCTTCTCTCTGCCTGCTTGTTTACTACCTACCCGCCAAAG CCGGTGGCCAGAAGTGCACCATGTCCATTGCCACTCTTCTGGGCCAGACCGTGttcctcttcctcattgctcgAAAGGTTCCAGAGACGTCCAAGGCGGTTCCTCTTATTGGAAA GTATCTGATGTTTGTGATGTCGGTGACCACCGTTGTGGTGATGAACTGCGTGGTGGTTCTCAATGTTTCGCTGAGAACACCAAGCACTCACCTGATGTCAGACCAAGTGAGAAAG ATCTTTCTGAACGTTCTGCCTCGGCTGTTGAGGATGCAAATGCAGCCCTGGACACCCGATCACGACGCCTCCGCTGAAGCCGACGAAGTTGACGGCGGAGTCGACGAAAGGAACAAAGTACATCCGGCCCCGTGTCGGCGCCGCAGCTCCATGACGCTAATCAACAAGGCGGAGGACTATATCCTGAGAACAGCTCGGACCGAACTCATGTTTGCCCGACTCAAAGAGAGAAACGGACTGATGAAGTCAGTCCTCGAAACATTGG AAAAAGGCCCAGACGAGGGAACCGCCGAGCGACTCGGTCTCAGTTTGGCTAAAGCTGCCCCGGAACTCAAACAGTGCGTGGCTTCGTGTAAACGCATCGCTGAGACGACAAAGCAACAAAACACCTATCAAAAC GAGAATGAAGAGTGGATTCGGGTCGCCCGGGTTATGGACCGGGTCTGCTTCATTGTCAtggctttgattttttttgtcggcACCATCGCCATCTTCCTGTTGGGTCACTTCAACCAGCCGCCTTCTTCGCCCTTCCCGGGGGATCCAAAGAAGTACCTTCCCATGACAGAAAATCTTACACGTCTACCTGATACCAGGCCAGTAGAAGACCTGCTGGGTTGA
- the eif4e2 gene encoding eukaryotic translation initiation factor 4E type 2 isoform X2: MNNKFDALKDDDSGDHEQDQGSPKDGEKEKIEDDDKDQNVLRKKTVIPGAGEHPLQYNYTFWYSRRNPGRPASTQSYEQNIRQIGSFASVEQFWRFYSHMIRPGDLTGHSDFHLFKEGIKPMWEDDANKMGGKWIIRLRKGLASRCWENLILAILGEQFMVGEEICGAVVSVRFQEDIISIWNKTASDRSTTSRIRDTLRRVLNLPPNTIMDYKTHTDSIKYSMGRLPWSGEC, from the exons ATGAACAACAAATTTGATGC TTTGAAAGATGATGACAGCGGTGACCACGAGCAGGACCAAGGCTCACCGAAAGACGGTGAGAAGGAAAAGATTGAAGACGATGACAAGGACCAGAACGTTCTAAGGAAGAAG ACGGTGATTCCAGGCGCGGGTGAGCACCCTCTTCAGTATAATTACACATTTTGGTACTCCAGAAGGAACCCGGGGAGACCGGCCAGCACTCAGAGCTACGAGCAGAACATTAGACAGATTGGTAGCTTTGCCTCG GTGGAGCAGTTCTGGCGTTTCTACAGTCACATGATTCGACCAGGAGACCTAACGGGCCACAGTGACTTCCATCTCTTCAAAGAAGGCATCAAACCCATGTGGGAGGATGATGCCAACAAGATGGGCGGCAAGTGGATCATCCGTTTGCGGAAAGGCCTGGCGTCCCGTTGCTGGGAAAACCTGATCCTGGCTATTCTGGGTGAGCAGTTCATGGTTGGCGAGGAAATCTGCGGCGCCGTCGTGTCGGTCCGCTTTCAG GAGGACATCATCTCCATCTGGAACAAAACAGCTAGCGACCGATCCACCACGTCCCGCATCAGAGATACGCTCCGACGGGTCCTCAACTTGCCCCCCAACACCATCATGGACTACAAGACACACACGGACAGCATTAAGTAT AGCATGGGAAGACTTCCATGGTCTGGTGAATGCTAG
- the eif4e2 gene encoding eukaryotic translation initiation factor 4E type 2 isoform X1 gives MNNKFDALKDDDSGDHEQDQGSPKDGEKEKIEDDDKDQNVLRKKTVIPGAGEHPLQYNYTFWYSRRNPGRPASTQSYEQNIRQIGSFASVEQFWRFYSHMIRPGDLTGHSDFHLFKEGIKPMWEDDANKMGGKWIIRLRKGLASRCWENLILAILGEQFMVGEEICGAVVSVRFQEDIISIWNKTASDRSTTSRIRDTLRRVLNLPPNTIMDYKTHTDSIKAWEDFHGLVNASGGR, from the exons ATGAACAACAAATTTGATGC TTTGAAAGATGATGACAGCGGTGACCACGAGCAGGACCAAGGCTCACCGAAAGACGGTGAGAAGGAAAAGATTGAAGACGATGACAAGGACCAGAACGTTCTAAGGAAGAAG ACGGTGATTCCAGGCGCGGGTGAGCACCCTCTTCAGTATAATTACACATTTTGGTACTCCAGAAGGAACCCGGGGAGACCGGCCAGCACTCAGAGCTACGAGCAGAACATTAGACAGATTGGTAGCTTTGCCTCG GTGGAGCAGTTCTGGCGTTTCTACAGTCACATGATTCGACCAGGAGACCTAACGGGCCACAGTGACTTCCATCTCTTCAAAGAAGGCATCAAACCCATGTGGGAGGATGATGCCAACAAGATGGGCGGCAAGTGGATCATCCGTTTGCGGAAAGGCCTGGCGTCCCGTTGCTGGGAAAACCTGATCCTGGCTATTCTGGGTGAGCAGTTCATGGTTGGCGAGGAAATCTGCGGCGCCGTCGTGTCGGTCCGCTTTCAG GAGGACATCATCTCCATCTGGAACAAAACAGCTAGCGACCGATCCACCACGTCCCGCATCAGAGATACGCTCCGACGGGTCCTCAACTTGCCCCCCAACACCATCATGGACTACAAGACACACACGGACAGCATTAA AGCATGGGAAGACTTCCATGGTCTGGTGAATGCTAGCGGCGGACGTTAG
- the chrng gene encoding acetylcholine receptor subunit gamma isoform X3 — translation MKGYNKKVRPVENSGDVTHVTVKMTLTNLISLNEKEEALMTSVWIEMQWCDYRLRWDQPPRSALYKNITWELRVPSKMIWLPDVILENNVDGQFEVALYCNALVSPNGCVYWLPPAIYRSACAITVNYFPFDWQNCTMVFRSQTYSANEIELVLKKEDNQTLEWVDIDPEAFTENGEWAIKHRPAKKMINSQFTKDDLEYQELVFFLIIQRKPLFYIINIIAPCVLFSSLCLLVYYLPAKAGGQKCTMSIATLLGQTVFLFLIARKVPETSKAVPLIGKYLMFVMSVTTVVVMNCVVVLNVSLRTPSTHLMSDQVRKIFLNVLPRLLRMQMQPWTPDHDASAEADEVDGGVDERNKVHPAPCRRRSSMTLINKAEDYILRTARTELMFARLKERNGLMKSVLETLEKGPDEGTAERLGLSLAKAAPELKQCVASCKRIAETTKQQNTYQNENEEWIRVARVMDRVCFIVMALIFFVGTIAIFLLGHFNQPPSSPFPGDPKKYLPMTENLTRLPDTRPVEDLLG, via the exons ATGAAAGGCTACAACAAGAAAGTGCGGCCCGTCGAGAACAGCGGCGATGTCACTCACGTGACCGTCAAGATGACCCTTACCAACCTCATCTCCCTG aatgaaaaggaggaggcccTGATGACTAGCGTTTGGATTGAAATG CAATGGTGCGACTACAGACTCCGATGGGACCAGCCACCTCGATCCGCTTTATACAAGAACATCACTTGGGAGCTTCGCGTCCCCTCCAAGATGATCTGGCTCCCTGATGTCATCCTGGAGAACAA CGTGGATGGGCAATTTGAAGTGGCGCTGTATTGCAACGCGTTGGTGTCTCCTAACGGCTGCGTGTACTGGTTGCCTCCCGCCATCTACCGCAGCGCCTGTGCCATCACTGTCAACTATTTCCCCTTCGACTGGCAGAACTGCACAATGGTCTTCCG CTCCCAGACCTACAGCGCCAATGAGATTGAACTTGTTCTAAAAAAGGAGGACAACCAAACTCTGGAGTGGGTTGACATTGACCCTGAGGCTTTCACGG AAAATGGAGAATGGGCCATCAAACACAGGCCAGCAAAGAAGATGATTAACAGCCAGTTTACTAAAGACGACCTGGAATACCAAGAGTTGGTCTTCTTCCTCATCATCCAGAGAAAGCCCCTCTTCTACATCATTAATATCATCGCACCCTGCGTGCTCTTTTCTTCTCTCTGCCTGCTTGTTTACTACCTACCCGCCAAAG CCGGTGGCCAGAAGTGCACCATGTCCATTGCCACTCTTCTGGGCCAGACCGTGttcctcttcctcattgctcgAAAGGTTCCAGAGACGTCCAAGGCGGTTCCTCTTATTGGAAA GTATCTGATGTTTGTGATGTCGGTGACCACCGTTGTGGTGATGAACTGCGTGGTGGTTCTCAATGTTTCGCTGAGAACACCAAGCACTCACCTGATGTCAGACCAAGTGAGAAAG ATCTTTCTGAACGTTCTGCCTCGGCTGTTGAGGATGCAAATGCAGCCCTGGACACCCGATCACGACGCCTCCGCTGAAGCCGACGAAGTTGACGGCGGAGTCGACGAAAGGAACAAAGTACATCCGGCCCCGTGTCGGCGCCGCAGCTCCATGACGCTAATCAACAAGGCGGAGGACTATATCCTGAGAACAGCTCGGACCGAACTCATGTTTGCCCGACTCAAAGAGAGAAACGGACTGATGAAGTCAGTCCTCGAAACATTGG AAAAAGGCCCAGACGAGGGAACCGCCGAGCGACTCGGTCTCAGTTTGGCTAAAGCTGCCCCGGAACTCAAACAGTGCGTGGCTTCGTGTAAACGCATCGCTGAGACGACAAAGCAACAAAACACCTATCAAAAC GAGAATGAAGAGTGGATTCGGGTCGCCCGGGTTATGGACCGGGTCTGCTTCATTGTCAtggctttgattttttttgtcggcACCATCGCCATCTTCCTGTTGGGTCACTTCAACCAGCCGCCTTCTTCGCCCTTCCCGGGGGATCCAAAGAAGTACCTTCCCATGACAGAAAATCTTACACGTCTACCTGATACCAGGCCAGTAGAAGACCTGCTGGGTTGA
- the LOC133166223 gene encoding phospholipid scramblase 2, whose translation MSTVTNQPLPYGQLERENHIRVIFRAFQNKCTPVCECQPHPHGCKAFQMSAEQVPGAPRSEDGAGGSSNSLSVLDDVSQFHITARPQLEGPQCVPQRTYSIATGASRFQLFVAVEESSCVCLQCCGPARSCSLQGFDQQGHQVFYLDRPLRMDACCLGCCLMEISAYTGQKQLIGTVCQRWSMFTPLFEVKNSHGTCAVRIQGPCCPIRCLSNQQFQIVSNIGEDIGTIWKKWPGFHQEHNMDHEYFGMEVPLEMDSQTKLLLLAGTFLLNYMFFEMS comes from the exons ATGTCCACCGTGACGAATCAACCTCTTCCCTACGGCCAACTGGAACGAGAGAATCACATCCGCGTGATTTTCCGAGCCTTCCAGAATAAATGCACTCCTGTGTGCGAGTGCCAACCTCACCCACACGGATGCAAAGCTTTTCAAATGTCAGCCGAGCAGGTCCCGGGTGCGCCGAGGAGCGAGGATGGCGCGGGAGGCTCCTCCAACTCTTTGAGCGTGCTGGATGATGTCAGTCAGTTTCATATCACTGCCAGACCGCAACTTGAGG GTCCGCAGTGTGTTCCTCAGAGGACCTACAGCATTGCCACGGGAGCCAGCAGGTTCCAGTTGTTTGTGGCAGTGGAAG AGAGTTCATGCGTGTGCCTTCAGTGTTGTGGTCCAGCTCGATCCTGCTCCTTGCAGGGCTTCGACCAGCAGGGCCACCAGGTTTTCTACTTGGACAGACCTCTCAGGATGGATGCCTGCTGCCTTGGCTGTTGCCTGATGGAAATAAGCGCCTACACGGGCCAGAAGCAGCTCATCGGCACCGTGTGCCAAAG GTGGAGCATGTTCACGCCTCTCTTCGAAGTCAAAAACTCCCACGGAACGTGTGCCGTCCGAATTCAAGGCCCATGCTGCCCAATTCGCTGCTTGTCAAATCAGCAATTTCAG attgtctCCAATATTGGTGAGGACATCGGGACCATATGGAAGAAATGGCCCGGCTTTCACCAAGAGCATAACATGGACCATGAATATTTTGGGATGGAAG TGCCACTTGAGATGGATTCACAAACTAAACTGTTGCTACTGGCAGGCACATTCTTACTG AATTACATGTTTTTTGAGATGAGCTGA
- the chrng gene encoding acetylcholine receptor subunit gamma isoform X2 — translation MASLLSVSFLLRIFMISTTAFALNLEGELFKDLMKGYNKKVRPVENSGDVTHVTVKMTLTNLISLNEKEEALMTSVWIEMQWCDYRLRWDQPPRSALYKNITWELRVPSKMIWLPDVILENKSDIRANLSACAITVNYFPFDWQNCTMVFRSQTYSANEIELVLKKEDNQTLEWVDIDPEAFTENGEWAIKHRPAKKMINSQFTKDDLEYQELVFFLIIQRKPLFYIINIIAPCVLFSSLCLLVYYLPAKAGGQKCTMSIATLLGQTVFLFLIARKVPETSKAVPLIGKYLMFVMSVTTVVVMNCVVVLNVSLRTPSTHLMSDQVRKIFLNVLPRLLRMQMQPWTPDHDASAEADEVDGGVDERNKVHPAPCRRRSSMTLINKAEDYILRTARTELMFARLKERNGLMKSVLETLEKGPDEGTAERLGLSLAKAAPELKQCVASCKRIAETTKQQNTYQNENEEWIRVARVMDRVCFIVMALIFFVGTIAIFLLGHFNQPPSSPFPGDPKKYLPMTENLTRLPDTRPVEDLLG, via the exons atGGCTTCTCTTCTCTCCGTGTCATTTCTCCTGAGGATATTTATGATTTCTACCACAG CGTTCGCCCTCAACCTCGAAGGAGAACTTTTCAAGGACCTAATGAAAGGCTACAACAAGAAAGTGCGGCCCGTCGAGAACAGCGGCGATGTCACTCACGTGACCGTCAAGATGACCCTTACCAACCTCATCTCCCTG aatgaaaaggaggaggcccTGATGACTAGCGTTTGGATTGAAATG CAATGGTGCGACTACAGACTCCGATGGGACCAGCCACCTCGATCCGCTTTATACAAGAACATCACTTGGGAGCTTCGCGTCCCCTCCAAGATGATCTGGCTCCCTGATGTCATCCTGGAGAACAAGTCAGACATTCGAGCAAATCTCTC CGCCTGTGCCATCACTGTCAACTATTTCCCCTTCGACTGGCAGAACTGCACAATGGTCTTCCG CTCCCAGACCTACAGCGCCAATGAGATTGAACTTGTTCTAAAAAAGGAGGACAACCAAACTCTGGAGTGGGTTGACATTGACCCTGAGGCTTTCACGG AAAATGGAGAATGGGCCATCAAACACAGGCCAGCAAAGAAGATGATTAACAGCCAGTTTACTAAAGACGACCTGGAATACCAAGAGTTGGTCTTCTTCCTCATCATCCAGAGAAAGCCCCTCTTCTACATCATTAATATCATCGCACCCTGCGTGCTCTTTTCTTCTCTCTGCCTGCTTGTTTACTACCTACCCGCCAAAG CCGGTGGCCAGAAGTGCACCATGTCCATTGCCACTCTTCTGGGCCAGACCGTGttcctcttcctcattgctcgAAAGGTTCCAGAGACGTCCAAGGCGGTTCCTCTTATTGGAAA GTATCTGATGTTTGTGATGTCGGTGACCACCGTTGTGGTGATGAACTGCGTGGTGGTTCTCAATGTTTCGCTGAGAACACCAAGCACTCACCTGATGTCAGACCAAGTGAGAAAG ATCTTTCTGAACGTTCTGCCTCGGCTGTTGAGGATGCAAATGCAGCCCTGGACACCCGATCACGACGCCTCCGCTGAAGCCGACGAAGTTGACGGCGGAGTCGACGAAAGGAACAAAGTACATCCGGCCCCGTGTCGGCGCCGCAGCTCCATGACGCTAATCAACAAGGCGGAGGACTATATCCTGAGAACAGCTCGGACCGAACTCATGTTTGCCCGACTCAAAGAGAGAAACGGACTGATGAAGTCAGTCCTCGAAACATTGG AAAAAGGCCCAGACGAGGGAACCGCCGAGCGACTCGGTCTCAGTTTGGCTAAAGCTGCCCCGGAACTCAAACAGTGCGTGGCTTCGTGTAAACGCATCGCTGAGACGACAAAGCAACAAAACACCTATCAAAAC GAGAATGAAGAGTGGATTCGGGTCGCCCGGGTTATGGACCGGGTCTGCTTCATTGTCAtggctttgattttttttgtcggcACCATCGCCATCTTCCTGTTGGGTCACTTCAACCAGCCGCCTTCTTCGCCCTTCCCGGGGGATCCAAAGAAGTACCTTCCCATGACAGAAAATCTTACACGTCTACCTGATACCAGGCCAGTAGAAGACCTGCTGGGTTGA